The Paenibacillus sp. 481 DNA window TCGGGTCTTGAAATACGCGCCCAATATAGCGGCTTCGCTTATGTTCAGCAACGTTCGTTACATGCTTACCATCAATAAGAATGGTACCTAAATCCGGTGACAATACGCCCGAAATCATATTCATTAAAGTCGACTTCCCTGCACCATTACTGCCGATTATCGTCACAAAGTCACCGGGAGACAGCCGTAAATCAATATGAGATAAAGCCAGTTTTTCATCTACCGTATTCGGATTGAAAAATTTGCTTACTCGCTCCATGTGCAGCATGTCTATCGTCCTCCTTGCTCTGCCAAGTCCTGCGCACGCTGCCGACTAATAGCGCGCTGCTTAGCCGAGCGCCTAGCCATAGGAATAATCAGCGCCATAATCACGATAACGGCGGTCAACAGTTTGAAGTCTACCGAATTAAGCTCCATTTGAATCGCCACCGCCATAATGACGCGGTACAACACCGCGCCAAGCAGTACAGACAGTGTGGCGTGGAATATGGTCCGGTGACCAAATACGGCTTCGCCAATAATGACTGACGCGAGCCCAACCACGATCATCCCAAAGCCAGACCCGATATCCGCAAAGCCTTGATATTGCGCGACGAGTGCTCCTGCCAACGCGACAAGACCGTTGGACAAGCTGACACCGATAATAATCGTATGATCGGTGTTGACGCCGAAGCTACGAATCATGCGCGGGTTGTTGCCCGTAGCTCGCAGCGATAGGCCAATTTCGGTGCGCAAAAACCAATCTAAGGCTAGCTTGATTGCTAGCGCACCGAGCAGCATGGCGCCGAGCAATCCAAAGCCACCGGATAGCGGAGTCAATAACGTTTGCTCATTGGAAGATAGGCCGATGTTCGATCTGCCCATAATTCGCAAGTTAATTGAGTACAAGGCAATCATCATTAAAATGCCTGACAGCAGCGCGTTTATTTTACCCTTGGTATGAATAAGTCCGGTAATTGCCCCCGCTATCGCTCCGCCTACGAAGGCTAAGATTGTACCAATAAGAGGATGGACATCAGACGTAATACAAATGGCTGCAATTGCTGCTCCCGTCGTGAAGCTTCCGTCAACCGTTAAATCCGGAAAATCCAATATTCGAAACGTAATGTAAACGCCGAGCGCCATAATGGCGTAGATGAGGCCGAGCTCAACTGACTTGAGCATCGCTAGTCCGAAGCCTGACATGTGAGTCCCTCCTTTCAAATGTGTGCACTAGCTATCCCTTATTCAAACAAATGATCCGGTTTAATCTGCGCTTTCAGTTCATCCGTCACGACAAATCCTTGCGCAGCTGCAGCTTTCAAGTTCAACCCTAAATCTAGCGTATCGGCATACTGTACGGGAATGTCAGCTGGCTTTTTCCCATTTTTCAAAATGTCGACTGCCATCTTTCCTGTTTTGTAGCCTAGTTCAAAGTAACTGAACCCAAATGAGGCCATGCCACCTTTTTTAACCGAATCGATTTCAGCAACAAATAGTGGAATCTTGTTATCGTTGGCAACAGCAACAACCGTATTTAAGGCGCTCACAACCGTATTGTCGGACGGCACGTAAATCGCCTGCACCTTGCCCACTAACGACTCCGCCGCTTGCTTCACTTCAGACGTATTTGTAACAGGCACCTTCTTCACTTCGATGCCCAGCTTCTCCAACGCGGTTACTGCCTGATTCACATTCGTTACCGTGTTCTGTTCCCCTTCATTGGCAAGAATGCCAACCGTCTTGACATCTTTAACATGTTTCGCAACAAACTCCATTAGCTTTGACACTGCTTCGGGATGCAAATCAGATGTTCCTGTCACATTAGCTCCAGGCGCCTCCAAGCTTTGCACAAGTCCTGCTCCTAGCGGGTCCGTTATCGCTGTAAATAGGACCGGCGCGCTCTTTATTTCTTTTGCCGCCGCTTGTGCCAATGATGTTCCGATCGCTAGTACGAGCTGTTTGTCATCTGTTGCAAACTTTTGTGCGATCATGACGGCATTCGCCTGCTCGTTTTGCGCATTTTGATAATCGATTTCTAAGTTCTCGCCTTCTGTATATCCACTATCCTTTAACGCTTTAATAAATCCAAGGCGCGCTTCATCCAATGAAGGATGCTCGACGATTTGCGCAATGCCGATATGAACTTTGCTCGATTGAGCTTGCCCGCCAGCGCTACCGTTGCCTGCCTTATCACTCTCCCCACTGTTACTACCTGGGCTATTGCCTCCTGCTTGATTTCCGCCTGTTCCGCAAGCGGTTGCAAACAGAAGAAGCAAAGACATCATCATCACTAACATGTTAAAGCGGGTCGTACCATTTACCTTGCTGTTCATTGTGCTCGCTCCCCTTTGTACACTGAATAATGGTCAATTTACATGGCATCGTCGTTCCAGCTAACAAGTTGATCTGTCCGTCGCTATAATGTTTTACTACATAAAAGCATAAACTCAGTAACGCATTGTTGTGATATATTGTACCTAAATATTCCATACAGTCAATAATAGCAATTTATAAAAATGTTATATAATGGGTTTATCGATCAAAAACGCACCTCTTATTCCCCCATACATGAAATCAACACGAAAAAAAGAGCCGCCCAAGGCGACTCTTTCTATCTCACTATACATAAAAGGGATCGACACTTTATCCACAAACGCAGGATATCAGATTGGTGCCTAAATACACCGCCCCTATCCCTTCGATTTATCGCGATAATCACGACGGCGTGCAACCCCGTCTAAATACGCAGCGTCCACGACCGCGTCGCGAACTTTTGGCACCACTTGCGTATTAAATACACTCGGAATAATGTACATCTCGCTTAATTCATCCATCGGCACAACTTCCGAGATCGCTTTAGCAGCAGCCAACTTCATGCGCTCTGTCACGCGCGATGCACGGCAGTCAAGCACGCCACGGAACAGACCAGGGAAACAAAGCACGTTATTAATCTGGTTCGGGTAATCGGAACGCCCCGTTGCAATGATGCGTGCAATGTCCTCAATTTCTTCAGGATCTATTTCTGGTGTCGGATTTGCCATCGCAAATACGATCGGATCAGTAGCCATCAACTGCACATCAGCACGCTTCAGTACACCTGGACCCGATACGCCAATAAAGATGTCTGCATCACGAATAACATCGGACAGCGTCCCCGCTTCTAAGTTCGGGTTCGTCATGCTTGCATACTTGTTCCAAGCTTCATTTTCATACGCATTTGTACGTACTAGCGCACCCTGACGATCAACACCGATAACATTTGTAGCACCAGCAGACAGCAGCATTTCAGTACAAGCAATTCCTGCCGCTCCGATACCGCAAAGTACAATTTTGCAATCTTCCAATCGTTTGCCCACAATACGCAATGCGTTCAGCAAGCCTGCCAATATGACGACTGCTGTTCCGTGCTGATCATCATGAAATACAGGTATATCAAGCAACTCCGTGAGGCGTCGCTCGATTTCAAAGCAACGCGGCGCTGAAATATCTTCCAAATTGATGCCACCAAACGTGGGAGCTAACAATTGAATCGCGCGAACAATCTCATCCGTATCTTGTGTATCCAAGCAGATCGGAAAAGCATCTACACCCGCCATTTGCTTAAACAGCATTGCTTTTCCTTCCATAACTGGCATAGCCGCTAAAGGACCGATATTGCCAAGTCCTAACACCGCCGACCCATCCGATACGACAGCGACCGTATCGCGTTTAATCGTCAACGTGTAGGCCCGATTCGGGTCTTCATGGATCGCCATGCACACACGCGCCACACCCGGCGTATACACACGAGATAAGTCATCACGGTTACGGATAGGTACTTTAGGTTGCATTTCGATTTTGCCACCCAAGTGCATAAGAAAGGTTTGATCGGAAACGTTGACAACGCTTACACCATCCAGTAAGCGCAATCGTTGGACAATTCGATCACTCACACTACCGTCGTATACATTTACAGTAATATCACGCACCGTCGTTGTCGCCGTTCCGCGGATCACGTCGATAGCTACAATATCGCCGCCGCTTTCGCCGATGGCGGCAGCTACTTGAGCAAAGCTACACCGATTTTTATCGATTTCTAACCGAATAATTATGTTTGTACTTGAGCCTAACGATTTTGCCACTGCATGCACGCTCCTTTTTTATGTCAAAAAATCAAGCTGTTAGCAACGCCTGTCACTCGGCTGCATTTACACCTACTCATAAGTTACTACATCGGGACGAAATTTCCTGCTTTCTATGCATTTCATATGTAAAAGTCCGTCCTCAGGAGACGGCTAACCTCCATGTGCGAATGCACGTTCCACAGTGTTCCACATTTGGCATAAAAAAATAGACCGAAGGTTAAGCACACCACCTTGCGTGCTCAACACTTCGATCTTGTATCCATGAACGATTACGGACGTTCGATTACAACGTAACCTTCTTGTACTTTTGCTTTCGCGCCAAGCAGCTCGGCTACTTCACGCAACGGCACGTATAGCGTTCCTTCTTTTACAAAAGGAGCTTTCGATAACGTTTTTGTTAATGTTCCTACTTGTGCTTGCTTGCTGCCTACTTTTAGCTCAATCCGCGTTTGCGTAATATCATCAATAAGAACAGCTTGCTTGTTTGCGGCGTTCCACTTAAAGTCAGCGTCAAGCTCTTCGCTCAACTTGCGGAGTGGAACATAGGAGACACCTTTTTCAACAAACGGCGCCGGTTCGTTAGCAAACCACTCATCATACTGTCCAGCAGCTAATGGGAGCCAGACCGATTTAGAGGTGATGTCCATTTTATTAAGCAAATGGTATACAGCCGATTTCGAATCAAAGTTGCGCAGAATCGTACCTGGTGATGGTGTATCCCCCGGGCTAATGCGAATCGCATTCTTGGTATCGATCTTGTCTATGTTAACTGGACCGGTTACGTTCTTATACTCTTGAGCAAGTTGAATCGTAAACGAATCTACCGGAATTTCTTCCGATATAGGCAATTGCACATGCAGCTTCGTCTCCATCTTACGAACCTTGAACTGACTATCCACGTAGTAGTCCAAAATCAGTTTCGTATTCGGTCCGAAAATCGCTTTTGCCTCTGGCGTATCTTTTAACATTTCATCCAAGCCTTTTTCCATTTCCTTCAAAAACTCATCACGATTGTCTTTAATCTCTTTATGAACCTTGGCCGCGAATAGTTGTTCATCTTTCAACCATTTTGATTCGGGATCAGATGCATTAAGCTCTTCTCCAGCAAAATCCTCAATGGATTTGATGGTAGGTGCTACGATCTTTCCGACTTCCACGAGCCAGGCTTTGAGTCCTTCATCATCTTTCAATAATGATGTTAGCAACCCTTTCGTCCAGCCAATCAACTCGTCACCAGCAAGCTCAATATGTACTTTGTTCAGTGAAATCGTTTCGCCAGCCACTTTCTCCGAAACGGCAGTCGCTGTCGCAACTTTCGGCATTGGAGCGTGCTTAACTACAAAGTCAGACGTTGTTTCAGCGAGTGTGTAAAATTTGCTTGTGAGCTCTTGTACCATCTCCAATTGTTCGCGTGTCAATTTCTCCGCTTCAACGGCAAACGGCACCTTCGCACCTTCAACCCAAATCACTTGCTCACCATCTTGTACAGCGTACTTAAATGGTAATTCAACTCCGCCTGCTTTCCATTTTCCTACTACCGAGGTGTTGAACATATCGATAGCCTTAGTATCCGCCGTCACTTGGATGTCGCTTACCCATCTTAGGACTTCTGCAGCTTCTTTATTTTCAGGCTTGTGCTTCTCACTAAGATTCATCTTAAATGAGAGCGACTGTGCTAGCTCCTGCGGCTGAACTTTCATTTGCTGCTTGATTACCTTCGTCATATCGACAGTGCCAATCGTTTGACAACCACTGACGATCATAACGATAGCAGCTATTCCTAACGCAAACCATTTCCGCGTACGCATGTGACCCCTCACTCCTCTTTCTAATTGATACTTCAACGTTATTATGAGGGTGCCTATGCTATGTGTAAAGATGATAAAGACCTATTTATTATGGAAAAATTTACTCCGATCCATATCCATGAGGCTGAGATTGATGCCACTGCCACGCACTTGCGATAATAGTAGCGAGCGAGCGATGCTGTGGTACCCAGCCAAGTACGGCGCGCGCTTTGTCCGCTGAAGCGATAAGCACTGCCGGATCGCCCGCCCGCCGCTCGTGAATAGCGGTCGGAATCGCTCTTCCCGTCACTTGTTCAACGGTCCGGATCACTTCTAAGACCGAGAATCCTTGCCCGTTACATAAATTAAAGACGTCGCTGCTGCCCCCGTTCCGCAAGTAATCAATCGCGAGTAAATGCGCATTACACAAATCACTGACATGGATATAGTCACGGATACACGTTCCATCTGGCGTAGCGTAGTCGTCGCCAAAAATCGCCACCTCACTGCGCTGGCCTAGCGCAGCCTGCAACACAATCGGAATCAGATGCGTTTCTGGACGATGATCTTCACCAATCTGTCCACTTACATGGGCACCCGCAGCGTTAAAATAACGAAGCGAAACGTACTCCATTCCATGTGAAGTCTGGAACCAGCGCATCATCCGTTCAATCGTCAGCTTCGTCTCCCCATACACACTTGTCGGATCTAATCGGTCTGATTCGCGAATAGGTGTACGTTCTGGCTCACCATACACGGCCGCTGTCGAGGAAAATACGATTCGCTTTACGCCATTGCGCTGCATCGTCTCAAGCAGAACGAGTGTCCCTTGCACATTGTTGTCATAATATTTCGCTGGATTCGCCATACTTTCACCAACAAGCGAATAAGCTGCAAAGTGGATGACCGTGTCGATACGCTGCTCACGAAACACCCCTTCCAGCCACGAACGGTCGCGAATATCCCCTTTATAAAAGGTGCCTCCCCGTACTGCACCAGCATGTCCTGTTTCTAACGAGTCAACAATGACTACATCTTCACCGCGTTCGAGCAAGCCCGCTACAGTATGCGATCCGATATAGCCTGCCCCGCCTGTCACTAATACCGCCATCATTTATTCCTCCATTATGAGCATTACTTACATATTCTTGATGATTGGCTACTACACCTGCTGTTATAAGCAAAAATACCGCCCTAGGCCACGCTAGCTTTGCTTCGCGTGCCGTAGGCGGTATACTTTTTGTAAATACATGTAAATGCGTGTAAATGTGCGTTCGCGCAAATCAGGCAGATGCTTGCTTGTTGCTAATTCGTGGTTGCTAGCACTAGAAACGATTACCCGATTTGCAGTGCCTAGTTTCCAGCTTGTAGCTTGTAGTTTCTATTTACTAGAAACTAGTTACTAGCTTCTAGATACTAGCTTCTGCTGCCTGCACGTTATGCCCGCTTAACTAAAACGGCGCAGCTGTTCGGCCAACGGCTCGTATTTTTGTTCAAATACTTGACGATACGCGTCATGACGCTCTGCCACTGGCTCAATCGTCTTAACGCCGCGGCTTTGCATAGCAGCGCGCACCTCGGCCGCGCTAGCAAAGTATCCTGCGCCAAGTGCTGCTGCGCAAGCAGCCCCAAGCATCGTCGCTTCCTCTACAGGCGGTATCGTAAGCGTAGCGTTGGATACATCCGCTTTCGTTTGCAGCCAAGCGGTCAAACGAGTACCTCCACCTACAGCCCACATTGCACGAATCGCATGGCCTGACGTCTGCTCTGCACTGCGGCGGATCATTTCAAGCTGATACGCTGTACCTTCCAGCACAGCTTGCAGCAACTCCTTCTTGCCATGCGCTTGCGATAAGCCAATAAATGCCGCACGCGTACGCGAATTCGGATACGGTGCGCCGCTACCCGACAAATACGGGAAGAACAACGCGTCACCTGGGCCGTCATTAATATCGCTCATAAGCTCACAGATCACTTCATACGACAGTGCGTCATCAGCCAGTTGGCGGCGAATCCACTCGATTGAACCGCCAGAGGACGGATTGCCTCCCATCCAGAAGCTATAACCAGGCACGACGTGGATACCATACGATAATCCGGTCGCAAACTCGGCTTCACCTAGCGGACGCTTCGTAATCGTGCCGACCAGTGTCTCAGCCGTTCCCATGGAAACGTACACGTCACCTGGTGCAACAGCTCCGACAGCTAACGCTGCGCATACATGGTCATGTCCACCGATCGCGACTTGAGCCTCTTCCGGTAATCGTAGCTCTTGCGCGATGGCTGGCAACACCGTACCAAGCGGTGCGCCACTCGGTTGCACTTCAGGGAAAATGTCGACGCTCAAGCCAAACTGCTCGATCCATGGACGATCCCAAGATTCACTAGCGATATCATAAGCGAAAGTACGCGTTGCCAAAGTCGGGTCACAGGCCATCGCTCCACTTAAGCGATAAGCAATGTATCCGGAGACAGACAACCATACTGCGTCTTCGAACATGTTCGGGTCGCGGTCCTGCAACCAGAGCAGCTTCGGCAAACCATGTTTAAATGACAAATGAAGACCTGTACGTTGAAACAGCTCCAAAGGTGTACCCGCCTGACGAATTCGCTCCACTTGCGGTGATGAGCACGTTTCAAACCAGGGCAGAAACGGCGATTGCACGGCACCTGTGTGTCGATTCACAAGCAAGCCACTCTCAGCCATGCTCGTAATTCCGATATGTGCAATATCGTCGCTGCCATGTTGCGCCGTTACTTCTTGAATCATTTGCGCAACGT harbors:
- a CDS encoding ABC transporter permease, giving the protein MSGFGLAMLKSVELGLIYAIMALGVYITFRILDFPDLTVDGSFTTGAAIAAICITSDVHPLIGTILAFVGGAIAGAITGLIHTKGKINALLSGILMMIALYSINLRIMGRSNIGLSSNEQTLLTPLSGGFGLLGAMLLGALAIKLALDWFLRTEIGLSLRATGNNPRMIRSFGVNTDHTIIIGVSLSNGLVALAGALVAQYQGFADIGSGFGMIVVGLASVIIGEAVFGHRTIFHATLSVLLGAVLYRVIMAVAIQMELNSVDFKLLTAVIVIMALIIPMARRSAKQRAISRQRAQDLAEQGGR
- a CDS encoding ABC transporter substrate-binding protein codes for the protein MNSKVNGTTRFNMLVMMMSLLLLFATACGTGGNQAGGNSPGSNSGESDKAGNGSAGGQAQSSKVHIGIAQIVEHPSLDEARLGFIKALKDSGYTEGENLEIDYQNAQNEQANAVMIAQKFATDDKQLVLAIGTSLAQAAAKEIKSAPVLFTAITDPLGAGLVQSLEAPGANVTGTSDLHPEAVSKLMEFVAKHVKDVKTVGILANEGEQNTVTNVNQAVTALEKLGIEVKKVPVTNTSEVKQAAESLVGKVQAIYVPSDNTVVSALNTVVAVANDNKIPLFVAEIDSVKKGGMASFGFSYFELGYKTGKMAVDILKNGKKPADIPVQYADTLDLGLNLKAAAAQGFVVTDELKAQIKPDHLFE
- a CDS encoding NAD-dependent malic enzyme, whose translation is MAKSLGSSTNIIIRLEIDKNRCSFAQVAAAIGESGGDIVAIDVIRGTATTTVRDITVNVYDGSVSDRIVQRLRLLDGVSVVNVSDQTFLMHLGGKIEMQPKVPIRNRDDLSRVYTPGVARVCMAIHEDPNRAYTLTIKRDTVAVVSDGSAVLGLGNIGPLAAMPVMEGKAMLFKQMAGVDAFPICLDTQDTDEIVRAIQLLAPTFGGINLEDISAPRCFEIERRLTELLDIPVFHDDQHGTAVVILAGLLNALRIVGKRLEDCKIVLCGIGAAGIACTEMLLSAGATNVIGVDRQGALVRTNAYENEAWNKYASMTNPNLEAGTLSDVIRDADIFIGVSGPGVLKRADVQLMATDPIVFAMANPTPEIDPEEIEDIARIIATGRSDYPNQINNVLCFPGLFRGVLDCRASRVTERMKLAAAKAISEVVPMDELSEMYIIPSVFNTQVVPKVRDAVVDAAYLDGVARRRDYRDKSKG
- a CDS encoding copper amine oxidase N-terminal domain-containing protein gives rise to the protein MRTRKWFALGIAAIVMIVSGCQTIGTVDMTKVIKQQMKVQPQELAQSLSFKMNLSEKHKPENKEAAEVLRWVSDIQVTADTKAIDMFNTSVVGKWKAGGVELPFKYAVQDGEQVIWVEGAKVPFAVEAEKLTREQLEMVQELTSKFYTLAETTSDFVVKHAPMPKVATATAVSEKVAGETISLNKVHIELAGDELIGWTKGLLTSLLKDDEGLKAWLVEVGKIVAPTIKSIEDFAGEELNASDPESKWLKDEQLFAAKVHKEIKDNRDEFLKEMEKGLDEMLKDTPEAKAIFGPNTKLILDYYVDSQFKVRKMETKLHVQLPISEEIPVDSFTIQLAQEYKNVTGPVNIDKIDTKNAIRISPGDTPSPGTILRNFDSKSAVYHLLNKMDITSKSVWLPLAAGQYDEWFANEPAPFVEKGVSYVPLRKLSEELDADFKWNAANKQAVLIDDITQTRIELKVGSKQAQVGTLTKTLSKAPFVKEGTLYVPLREVAELLGAKAKVQEGYVVIERP
- the galE gene encoding UDP-glucose 4-epimerase GalE: MAVLVTGGAGYIGSHTVAGLLERGEDVVIVDSLETGHAGAVRGGTFYKGDIRDRSWLEGVFREQRIDTVIHFAAYSLVGESMANPAKYYDNNVQGTLVLLETMQRNGVKRIVFSSTAAVYGEPERTPIRESDRLDPTSVYGETKLTIERMMRWFQTSHGMEYVSLRYFNAAGAHVSGQIGEDHRPETHLIPIVLQAALGQRSEVAIFGDDYATPDGTCIRDYIHVSDLCNAHLLAIDYLRNGGSSDVFNLCNGQGFSVLEVIRTVEQVTGRAIPTAIHERRAGDPAVLIASADKARAVLGWVPQHRSLATIIASAWQWHQSQPHGYGSE
- a CDS encoding FGGY-family carbohydrate kinase, which codes for MQQEMEENKMRMIGIDLGTTNRKVGLFTETGELIGMASRPTLTVDTGLGFVVYDPEEMWQDVAQMIQEVTAQHGSDDIAHIGITSMAESGLLVNRHTGAVQSPFLPWFETCSSPQVERIRQAGTPLELFQRTGLHLSFKHGLPKLLWLQDRDPNMFEDAVWLSVSGYIAYRLSGAMACDPTLATRTFAYDIASESWDRPWIEQFGLSVDIFPEVQPSGAPLGTVLPAIAQELRLPEEAQVAIGGHDHVCAALAVGAVAPGDVYVSMGTAETLVGTITKRPLGEAEFATGLSYGIHVVPGYSFWMGGNPSSGGSIEWIRRQLADDALSYEVICELMSDINDGPGDALFFPYLSGSGAPYPNSRTRAAFIGLSQAHGKKELLQAVLEGTAYQLEMIRRSAEQTSGHAIRAMWAVGGGTRLTAWLQTKADVSNATLTIPPVEEATMLGAACAAALGAGYFASAAEVRAAMQSRGVKTIEPVAERHDAYRQVFEQKYEPLAEQLRRFS